The Candidatus Manganitrophus noduliformans genome includes a window with the following:
- a CDS encoding putative porin, whose amino-acid sequence MRRFMVIGFIALGILSASNNLLFAEEPKTLEELLIEKGTITKEEAASVQETKLSKWVDRFSFAGDLRLRHDSTIREAPNRDRHRQRLRLRLGSTLKIDNFLVGIQLASGDGSQTSNNQSFDSLFSQKPIWIRQAYLQWKAASWLALTGGKMPNPFFRVTELVWDDDLAPEGFAENVTFKVTEMIVLFINAGQLVLDEDSTDNNDQWLFAEQVGTRIGLGKDTSVTLAGAFYNFKNATEGSFGQVTVQDGNTRVPVATGTPTALVNNYRVLNITAQFGIKVADLPLALYGDYIKNLADTTTDQDTGYQAGLQIGKASNPRTWEVAYFYRITETDATVADIADSDFGPNGGTNHRGHVAWIGYSPTKALQLKAKYVVTEVEDETLPPGEDDTKRLFLDMVVKF is encoded by the coding sequence ATGCGACGATTCATGGTAATTGGGTTCATCGCGTTGGGGATTCTGAGTGCATCGAACAACCTGCTTTTCGCGGAAGAGCCCAAAACACTCGAGGAACTCTTGATTGAAAAAGGAACGATTACAAAAGAGGAAGCCGCCTCCGTTCAGGAGACCAAACTTTCAAAGTGGGTGGATCGATTCTCCTTTGCAGGAGATCTTCGCCTCCGGCACGACTCAACCATTAGAGAAGCTCCCAACCGCGACCGGCATCGTCAACGACTTCGCCTGCGGCTGGGAAGTACGCTTAAGATCGACAATTTTCTCGTCGGCATCCAGCTCGCATCCGGAGACGGCAGCCAGACGTCGAACAATCAGAGCTTCGATAGTCTTTTCAGCCAAAAACCGATCTGGATCCGACAGGCATACCTGCAATGGAAAGCAGCCTCGTGGCTGGCGCTGACCGGAGGGAAGATGCCGAACCCCTTTTTCCGGGTCACGGAACTGGTTTGGGACGATGACTTGGCCCCGGAGGGATTTGCCGAGAACGTCACCTTTAAGGTCACAGAAATGATCGTTCTCTTCATCAACGCCGGGCAGTTGGTCCTCGACGAAGATTCCACCGACAATAACGACCAATGGCTCTTCGCCGAGCAGGTGGGAACCCGGATCGGTCTTGGAAAGGACACGTCGGTCACCCTGGCCGGCGCATTTTACAATTTCAAAAATGCGACGGAGGGGAGTTTTGGTCAGGTGACCGTCCAAGATGGAAACACCCGGGTCCCGGTCGCCACCGGAACCCCGACCGCCCTGGTGAATAACTACCGGGTTCTTAATATCACGGCCCAGTTCGGCATCAAGGTGGCCGACCTTCCCCTGGCCCTCTATGGAGATTACATCAAAAACCTCGCCGATACGACCACCGATCAGGATACGGGATATCAAGCCGGTCTCCAAATCGGCAAAGCCTCTAATCCTCGGACATGGGAAGTGGCTTACTTCTACAGGATCACCGAAACGGATGCCACTGTTGCCGATATCGCCGATTCGGACTTTGGCCCCAACGGCGGGACAAACCACAGAGGACATGTCGCCTGGATCGGTTATAGCCCGACGAAAGCACTCCAGCTGAAAGCCAAATACGTGGTGACCGAGGTGGAGGACGAAACCCTCCCACCGGGAGAGGACGATACCAAACGGCTTTTCTTGGACATGGTCGTGAAGTTCTAA
- a CDS encoding undecaprenyl-diphosphate phosphatase: MMDLLNAAILGIVEGVTEFLPVSSTGHLIIAGHLLGFVGDKASTFEVFIQLGAILAVVVLYKERFFHLFDFSRTRGFAGFNGMVLLGLTTVPALLFGFLAHGFIKEHLFNTTTVAIGLGIGGIGILLAERFLPKADKHGLDSLGPKDALLIGLFQCLALWPGISRAGATILGGMIIGTERKTAAEYSFLAAVPVMFAATGYDLLKSRSFLEAADIPFFAMGFVVSFIAAWLAVKTFIQLLSRYTLSPFGWYRIAAAILLLLILG; encoded by the coding sequence ATGATGGATCTGCTCAACGCGGCCATTCTCGGCATCGTGGAGGGGGTGACCGAATTTCTACCGGTCTCTTCGACCGGTCATCTGATCATCGCCGGACACCTCCTCGGCTTCGTGGGAGACAAAGCCTCGACATTTGAAGTCTTCATCCAACTCGGCGCGATCCTCGCCGTCGTCGTCCTCTACAAAGAACGCTTCTTCCACCTCTTCGATTTCTCTCGGACCCGCGGCTTCGCCGGATTCAACGGGATGGTCCTTCTGGGGCTGACGACCGTTCCGGCGCTGCTCTTCGGCTTTCTCGCCCACGGTTTTATCAAAGAACATCTCTTCAACACCACGACGGTGGCGATCGGGCTGGGAATCGGCGGGATCGGCATTCTCCTCGCCGAGCGCTTCCTCCCCAAGGCGGATAAACACGGTCTCGATTCGCTGGGGCCGAAAGACGCCCTGCTGATCGGCCTCTTCCAATGCCTCGCCCTCTGGCCCGGCATCTCCCGCGCCGGCGCGACGATCCTGGGGGGAATGATCATCGGGACCGAACGGAAAACGGCGGCCGAATATTCCTTCCTCGCCGCCGTCCCGGTGATGTTCGCCGCCACCGGCTACGACCTTCTCAAAAGCCGCTCCTTCCTTGAGGCCGCCGATATCCCTTTTTTTGCCATGGGATTCGTCGTCTCCTTCATCGCCGCTTGGCTCGCCGTAAAAACCTTCATTCAGCTCCTCTCCCGCTACACCCTGAGCCCCTTCGGGTGGTATCGCATTGCGGCGGCGATTTTGTTATTGCTGATTTTGGGATAG